The following is a genomic window from Bombus pyrosoma isolate SC7728 linkage group LG5, ASM1482585v1, whole genome shotgun sequence.
ACAGCCAATGAGATCTGTCTCACTTATACCATATTTAAGTTCCACTTCATActtccattttctctttcgaCTAGTTACTTAATCATatccaattttaattaatttaacgcaCATGACTAACAGTTCAAGATGATGAAACGTAccgttatgtattatatgaaatttaaatcaacCTCGTTCCGATCCTCACAAAATTCTAAGCAACCTGATTATCGGCATTTTAGAGGCAAATACACGATAAAATGATCCTCTGCAACAATGCTCAGAGAACGTAGATATTTTAGCGTTTTAGTAAAGAGAAAGTAACGTGAAAAAATCGTTGTTTCGCTGTTTACGCGAGAAAAGATAAAGCAGAAAGCAAGAATCATCTTAGATccaatgtaatttatttaagagTATTGTACAGTAGAGAGAACGTAAGGAccaaaaattttcaatatacgAACTCTAATATGGATGTCGTCAGCCCTCGACTTAGTAGCttgtaattatacaataagACATCATCTACATAATCGATTCTGTTTTTTTATAATGTCTCGTGTTAATCACATAGTCTGATGGTCTGACACTTGAATTGATCTATGAATATCTCTATcgaaatctaatttttatatcgcgtCGCTATAAAAAGTCGCTTCACTAGTTCGGatttctaaaaaagaaaagaagaaaactatCTCGGGACTTAGATCGTCCTCTCAACTATTCACAATGccaatgaaatatcgaaactacttttatatacatataagttCACAAGAAGATTCTTCGTGAGACAAAGTTATTTTTGTCATACATctgcgatattttttaaaacagatTTTCCCCTGCGCTCGCTTAAGTGTATGTGCGCGCAAATATTACTTATACATAATACTATCGATCATATAGAAATCGAAACACCCTATTTTTCAGTTCAATGAACAATACAGATGTGTGTAATAGTAAAGATATTTCGCAAATGGAAACCAATTCAACAGTATGAGTTTAACTTCATGAAGACATCCTAGAAAACTTGGAAGAGATCGTTGACAGAagtgaattttgaaaattacgtATTTTGGATAAATGTTCACCATTTTCAGTAGCTTATAATAACTCAAAACAATTAAGAAATTACCTCGTGAAAtgattttactatttaatgatatttgttttttaaaagaaaaattcaataacgtATACATGAgacattcgataaaaatatgactaaagatattataaaagcGCAATGCTCTAATTGTTTTGAgtgatatatatttgtaaaatagatAGGAACAGactaataattctattaaaaaacatGATTTTATGATTCATAAATTCTTCGTATTTCGTTTCTACGAGTTCTATTTGCATCCTATGCTCATCGGCATATTTTTAAGTGTCCTGTATAGCtgaatttattacattctcAACAAATTTCACATCATATTATATGGAAAGttgtaaaatatgatttactACCTGTTTCGCGGATgtctgaattaaaattttctttttagtacAATGCAAAGAAATCTCTAAAAGTAAACGCTAACGCTTCACTGTGTTAACGACTACAAACGATGtacaatcaattttttaattatacttacaGTAGCAAAAACAGATTTCATAGTTTTAGTTCCTTACCGACGATTCGTTCTATGAAGTGTCTTCCATTTGTATAAATCATGGAGGaacaaacgaatgaaaatctTGATTCATTCTTGTATGCTTGATTTTAAGTTATAGATTAATATCGCTCTATAATACATACTGGAAGTTCTgtacaaataaaagaacattTGTCAAAATGAGAGGcactgatatatttttatgaaaaaacattttatcgttCTTTGTAAATACCGAAATATCCAAATAAAAAACAGAATcacaaattgcaaatttacATGAAACTGATGAAAAGAATATACGTTACTATATTGTCCAGTTGTTAACAACAAATTTGCATCctgtaatattcattttaccCATAAACATCTGTAACACATTATcgtcaaattattatttatatttacatattttagaataaaattaattttcaaataattttaaacagaaaaattacaaaagctaACGCTATGAtttgttttagatttattataattcgcaatataacataatacatatgtTTTTGTATATATCCAAAAGATATAATACATTAACTAGACAAGACTCACTAGAAGTAACAAATTATCCTACAGtttaattgtatattgaaataataaaataactgtaaaatcaaagtttttatagattataacTAATAACTAATTTCAATAGGAAacattaatacattaaatgatttaataataaaggagatcattatttatttgaatttatcacCGTGAGATGACGTTagtatttcaaatacataGTTCAAAATACAATATCAAACTTACTGCATTGGCAGATAATTTGTTAGATAATTCGAACCTCacaaaaacaattataattaaatttaaatatattctaataaaaattaataaatataatacttacaATCAACTGTATATGATGCAACTGCAGaaaaaattactgaaatttcTTACCTTGAATGTACAAATGCGTGCGCAGGAAACATAGCATGCGGAGATCGACATAACCCTGTTGATTTGTAACCAACTCTGCGTTGCATATGATATATCTTTCTCCTAGGAATCTTTGCACGATCGTACTTAAAAGtcggaaaataattaaatataaagaaaaatgacagcgaaagaaattgaaattgacaCGTCAACGTTAAATGGAAAAGCGGATGAGGAAGATATTGTGACACCTTGGAATGTTGCAACTAAAAACGAGACTGGAATTGATTATGATAAACTTATTAGTGAGTTCCacagaaaatatctttcataaaaatctttgaaaagtatttttatcacataaaataaaatgatatactgttgctttattatctttatttcataGATTATAAACCCTTCTCATTTTTTGAAAGAGGACAAAGCTAACATGCATATGTGAATATACACATTAGCttataatttcacttttttagAAGATTTCTCTCTGTTATTATAGAAAGATTTGGAAGTTCCAAAATCGATGGAGAACTATTAGCAAGATTTGAGAAAATCACAGGACAGAAACCACATCATTTTCTTAGAAGAGGAATATTCTTCTCTCATCGAGATATGAATACTATCTTAAATCTTTATGAACAAGGAAAACCTTTTTACCTTTATACTGGTAGAGGACCCAGTTCTGATTCTATACACTTAGGACATCTTATACCATTTATGTTTTGTAAATGGCTTCAAGAAGTATTTCGTGTTCCATTAGTCATACAACTAACTGATGATGAGAAAGCAATATGGAAgaacataaaaatagaagatgcGATTAAATTGGCCTATAATAATGCAAAAGACATTATTGCTCTTGGATTTAAACCAGagaatacatttattttttctaatttagaaCATATTGGAAATAATCCTGCATTTTATCAGAATATGATTAGAATACAAAGAAGTGTTACGTTTAATCAAGTGAAAGGTATTTTTGGATTTGGAGACAGCGATCCTATTGGAAAAATCTCATTTCCGCCAACTCAAGCTGCTCCAGCAATTTCTGGAACTTTTCCCTTTATTTTTAAGGATGCAAAAGTTAATTGTTTAATACCATGTGCTATAGATCAAGATCCTTATTTTAGAATGACAAGAGATGTTGCACCAAAAATTGGCTATCCAAAACCAGCCCTGTTACATTCTATATTCTTTCCAGCTTTACAAGGCTCTAAAACAAAAATGTCAGCTAGTGATAACAATACTGCAATATTTTTGACAGACACTgctaaacaaataaagaataaaattaacaagcATGCATTCTCAGGAGGACAAGCTACTATTGAAGAACACAGACAATTAGGAGGCAATTGTGATATTGATATATCATATCAGTGGTTACGATTCTTCCTAGAGGATGACGAAAAATTAGAACAACTTAGGAAAGTAAGTTTAGTAAAACTTGAAATGTGTTCCTtggtattaataaatataagaatatatatatgtatataataataatatataaactttCAGGGTTATACTAGTGGAGAAATTTTAACAGGAGaacttaaaaaagaattaattgaagTGTTACAACCTTTGGTAGCTGCACATCAGGAAGCTAGGAATAAATTAACAGATGAAATAGTAAAACAATATATGATTCCTAGGGATCTTGGTTTTGtggcaaatataaaatagttagATGCAAATTgcttattatgtatataaaacacATAGGAATACTTTCAtcagtttatttaattttatttattttaggagcacaaataattttttctttaagaaaattattttttatgtcaTGATGGTAATGGATTAAAttgcttttataaaaatacgtactTTGTATTTGCATTTACAGTCCTTACTTATATATAAGTAAGAATtatcattataaatatgtaaaaaatatatttcattatatttttaaatatttaggtACTTACTATTTGCATAATGATTATGCAAGATGAGTTTCACTAGAAATCCCAAAGCAGAAACCGTCGACCTGATATTATTGCGACATCGAAAACCGATATCATCTGTGTTGTGTATATATGTTTCATTTGAAATCGTTCTTATTTTCACATTCTTATTTCCAATTCTCATGTATGCAAACATACAGTGATCAGGCCAATGACGACATTTCCTTTTGAGGCCTTTAGCGAGGGAAACATCCTATTATGCGTAAAAAGAACagtataaaaaacaaattcaaatatagaaagaatgaatttaaatgtaaattagtTTATATCTGCCACGAAAGTGGTTCATATTTACtaatattcttgttattagatatagatatgtatatatactatgtatgTTCAGTATAATgcttataataattttttaaagtatattaaaatgtttaagaaaaaggatttattcgaaatgattaaaatatataattatgaccgtaatacaatatttttttacactaTTTCCTAATTTGTCAATTTTGTTATGTAATAAGActagattaaaatatttctattgcCCGCCATTTTTATTGCGCGAATTACAAGATCGTATCTCGTAACACTTTATGAATATAGCATCTAATAAGCTGTTtacaaataacaaagaaaacgAACAAGTTCAAGTAATTAATCTACGTGGagaaacaataattatacaaaaaattcatcaaaaaaACAATCATTTAGGAAAAACGGAATttgcatataataaaaaatagcgttatatatctattaataaaattatgaatattattacaaaacaactttttatacattaaataattcatattataatgtaatcaacaaaaattcgccaaaatgtatttaaagaaataaagtactatattatattcacaaaatttcgaaatttaaacaaactgCGCTTACTGACTATAACAATTTTGATAAACGCAGTAATCAATGACAGTACAATTTATCATCGACAAGAGCTTGATGTTGTTGTTTATATACTTGTTAGTGAGAGTTAATGCCAGTATCGCGCGCGAGTTAATTTTACTTCAGGATCCTGTATGATTGCCCAGGCTTGAGCGGAAATCGTGGGCTTTTGATTGGCGGATTATGACGCCATGAAACATGCTATTAATAACCGACGCATGCGCAGAAAATTACCTAGTGTATATCCGTCATTCATGCAAGTCGATTTCGTTGGTTCTGTGTGTTGAGCCTAGCAAAAGAACATGGTGATAGTGATATGAAACAAGTCTATTAGCAATACCACGCTCTACACATATATACTTTCGCAAAGTAACGATGATATTTGGTCACGATCTCCCTACGTAAGTTTCGCGAACATGCAGACTGAGGTATAAACTATTTTAGTCGCGAAATTTGGCACTGCCAAATAGTTTCTTATTAGAATCTGATACAGCTTACGCTTCCGAGATTTTCCATTCctatattcaattaatttatttattattgacgAGGCTACCGTAATAATTATACAGTGAACGTAATTGCACGTAATTCGAATGTTTCCAtttacgtaaaacgttatcgtgtttcgtttgaaatatttgcatgTCGAGATTATCTTGTACGTTACGTTCGGTATTACAACGATGTTGTGTTTTAGTTGCCCTTTTTTCTccgtttaaattaaaattatagccaTAGAATGAAATAGTATCGTAATAAACTTCTGTTACAAAACGATAATTGAGACAAAATTCTAAGTAATAGCGTAGTACATacacataaataaatacatatatataagcTAAACGTGATATTGTTATTCAGATTTCGATCTAAATTCGAATTTagaagcaatatttttatattattatatttgatttcaattttgtattaaaaattaagatttttctatcttttctatttttataattttaggtAAAACTCAGAAAAGTGTTATTTGAATGATCAGTTAAAAGATGctaatcaaataatatttaaagagaaaaataaattaatcgagcTGACACAGcaattactaaataaatacTATGGGGGCACTTTTGGATACTCCAAAAacagataaatataatgaacaTGGCTCTGGCAATGGATTACATTATGGTGTTGCCAGCATGCAGGGTTGGAGAATGGAGATGGAAGATGCTCATAGAGCAATAACTGGTTTAAAAGGTGGTCTCTCGGATTGGAGTTATTTTGCAGTATTTGACGGTCATGCTGGTGCATTAGTATCAGCTCATAGTGCAGAGC
Proteins encoded in this region:
- the LOC122567521 gene encoding tryptophan--tRNA ligase, cytoplasmic isoform X1; translated protein: MTAKEIEIDTSTLNGKADEEDIVTPWNVATKNETGIDYDKLIKRFGSSKIDGELLARFEKITGQKPHHFLRRGIFFSHRDMNTILNLYEQGKPFYLYTGRGPSSDSIHLGHLIPFMFCKWLQEVFRVPLVIQLTDDEKAIWKNIKIEDAIKLAYNNAKDIIALGFKPENTFIFSNLEHIGNNPAFYQNMIRIQRSVTFNQVKGIFGFGDSDPIGKISFPPTQAAPAISGTFPFIFKDAKVNCLIPCAIDQDPYFRMTRDVAPKIGYPKPALLHSIFFPALQGSKTKMSASDNNTAIFLTDTAKQIKNKINKHAFSGGQATIEEHRQLGGNCDIDISYQWLRFFLEDDEKLEQLRKGYTSGEILTGELKKELIEVLQPLVAAHQEARNKLTDEIVKQYMIPRDLGFVANIK
- the LOC122567521 gene encoding tryptophan--tRNA ligase, cytoplasmic isoform X2, with translation MNTILNLYEQGKPFYLYTGRGPSSDSIHLGHLIPFMFCKWLQEVFRVPLVIQLTDDEKAIWKNIKIEDAIKLAYNNAKDIIALGFKPENTFIFSNLEHIGNNPAFYQNMIRIQRSVTFNQVKGIFGFGDSDPIGKISFPPTQAAPAISGTFPFIFKDAKVNCLIPCAIDQDPYFRMTRDVAPKIGYPKPALLHSIFFPALQGSKTKMSASDNNTAIFLTDTAKQIKNKINKHAFSGGQATIEEHRQLGGNCDIDISYQWLRFFLEDDEKLEQLRKGYTSGEILTGELKKELIEVLQPLVAAHQEARNKLTDEIVKQYMIPRDLGFVANIK